The genome window GAGTTGGTCGAGGCCGAGTCATCGGACGATGTTGTAGAATCTTGATTCTTGATGTTGGAAGGAACGAAGACTGGAGCTTCGACATGCTGATTCATGATGAGGGGCAAAGACAAACAACGGTACTAGTGTCGACAAGATTGTCCCTCGAGAGAGAAAAGTTGGTCCTGTTCGATCAGATATAGGCTATAACCGATGAGAGTCGACTCCGACTGTGTCCCGATCTGGCAAATTCGAGACAAAGGGTAGGTTAGGGGTTCAGAAGTATGAGGCCCCTTCGCCGCGACATCCTCATATCCGAGACCGAAAGCTCTAATCGAACTTGATGAAGCAAAGATGCAGTGAGCAAGGGAAATCCCGATTTAGCCTGGTACGTCTGAGAGAGAGCAGGCATTCGGCAAACAAGATGGCGCAGTTGAAGCTCCGGTGCGATCTGTGCTTCCAAACAATACCTGAATGCGCAGCAGATGCGGCTTGCTAATGAAGTATACATGGCAGATCTGCCCATCTGCTTGCACTTGCAAATAGATATGGGCAATTTGGCCTGTATGTTCGTCAGCCCAATAGTTCTCAAACGTAGACTTGAGGTGAATGAACGGCTTAAGAGTTACTGAAACACATTTGTGGATCTAAACATTAATATGAGGACCACACGATTATAGAGGGTACTATGCCAGCACTGATGCGATTGGTAGCAAAACAACCACGTCACTCACGTAGCTGTAGTTGTTGACGCCATCATAAAAACGGACGGGCTGTTGGCATAATCCAGACGGGCATCCCTGCTAGAGAGGTCTGGGTCGTCATACATCTGCGGCCGTCCTACCCGTGCAGGGGCATCCTACTTTCTCGAGGGAGCAAATTCAAGCCTGCCGTAAGAGCACCTACCATCGTTACTTTTGATGTAAGGGACTTCTTTTCAGATGTTGAAGCCGTCGTGCCGAGGAGGATCGCAGAACCGCCAAAGACCAGCCGCTTCCGCAGCCTTTCGGACCGAGGACACCTCGTCTCCTGATACGGCTCGGTTGATTTCGCTATAGCGGACCTCGTCGTCCTGGGTGTCGGTGCTCTTTTTGTTGCGTCTCTTAGACTTGCCAACGTGCGCGTCTGGGTGGTACTGCTCCATAATGTTGACGAAGCAATCTCTGGAAACTTCCTCTGCCAAGAACTGCATTATGCGATATCCCTCTTGTTCCTTTCCGGGCATGACAAGATGGCGAACTAGAAGGCCGCTCTTGGCGATGCCATCTCCAGTAAAGCACAGGTCACCGACCTGATTGTGCATTGCTTTGATGCTCTCGCGAGCTGTGGCGGCATAGTCGTCTGCCTTGAGCAACCGCTTGGATGTCGCCGACTCCCATACCTTGAAGTCAGGTAAATAGATGTCTACCAAGCCATCAAGTAGCTCCAAGGACGCTAACGAATCAAAGCTGGAGGTATTGTAGATGATTGGCACTCGCAGGCCCAGCTCCTTCGCATGCAATATACTGAGGACAACCTGGGGCACAACATGCTCCGGAGTGATGAGGTTGATGTTATGAACTCGGCCGATCTGCTGTAGCTTGACGTACCATTCACCCAGCTCCTCGGGTGTCAAGTCTTGACCGTTACGCTGATGTGCAATGTCATGATTTTGGCAGAATACGCAACGCAGATTGCAACCCGAGAAGAACACGGCGCCACTGCCATTGTGCCCTTGGACGCAAGGTTCTAGATCAGATTATGGTCAGTCCAAAAGATCTCGCAGAACCTCTGAGAGGTTTAGAAAAGACGTTGGATGCGATGGAGACGTTTGCCCCAGACCTTCACCAAAATGCGGAGCAATCACGTTGACCTTGGTGTCATTGCCAATCAGACACATTCCAGTCGTCTCGAAACGATTGACACCGCAAAGTCGCGGACAGAGGTTGCACTTGGAGAGATGGGCGTAGGCCTTTGATCGCTTTTTGGATTCATCGATGGAGGTCAATGCCATGTAACGGGGCGTGTAATCGTCTAGGAGGAACGGGGGCGCAAGGTGTAGGTAGCGGCCAGCGCCCGCCGTGCTCCGGCGAAAGACGTCGTGTCTCCGTGTGATGGTTCGTCTCAACATGCTCATCTTTCAAGTTTGGAGATAACAGTCTGAGGTGTAAGGTAAACGATGGAAACATTTCTTGCGTCACAGGACGATTGGAAGGAGGAGAGGTGACATTACTTCATGTGTCGTTCTATTGGCCCAAACGCCTGAAGGTGGGTCCTCTCCCGATACTGCGAAGGAACTGCCCGTCCGCGCCGTCCTAGGTACTGTCCCTTCCGTGTAACCTCCTCGCATATCTTCCTTCCCGCGTATTTCCTTCCAAATTTGCCATCCAACCGTTGAAAATCTTCTCAAAGAAATGATCCAAACTCCTGCAAGACCTACAGACAATGCCAAAGTCCAATCCACGTTTCCGCATTGAGACAATGGTTGACTTGGCGATTTCGAAAGGCTCTAGCCATCGCCGATGTCTATCTCTCAATTTATCGTATGACAGAAGCTCGCACTTGCACCATGAGCCATGGTAACGCCCGAATATCTGGTACTGCTTTAAGGCTGATGAATCTAAGGATGGTATACAGccatcttctttttatttgagaaaaagaagaagcgcCTCAGCGTTGAAGCCGTGAGGGTCGTGCGTGTATGAGTATCAGCACTTCTTTCCCTAGGTTTATCTTCGCCCATCATTTCGAAGTGTAGTTTCGCCGAATCGTCTTGATCTTGAAGCTGGCCATCCAACAGGGATCTCTATTCAGCTCTACATCAGGCTCCGGCTTCCTTGATGATCGACATAAAACCACCCGAGGGGATGGCCCGACTAGATGGGCCCGTTTTTGCTTTTCAATCGATCCCCTGAGGGACTTTCCCCAGTATTGAAGCTGGATCTACGAAGATGCCGAAGATTTCAAGTGATTTCAGCTGGAGTCTTGCGCATGAAACAGTGAATGATCAGAGTCAGATATAGCAAACATCATCGACAAATTTGAAATGTCCAACAGGACGGTACGCCAAATAATTAGCCCGCCGTGAAAGCCGATGGCTTGTGACGATCGACGGTTTGATTGCGCGAGCTGAGTCAACTTCAGATGAAGGAGGGGCAGCTGTCGGAATAAGAAAGTTGAGTCTCTCTGCAAAACAGTCTTCTATGAGTCTCTACGCTGTGGAATAcggcgaagaagaaggacTTGCGAGCTAGAAGACTTGCAACGCGTTCTAGTGTATTTTCAGACACATTGCTGTGGGTAAGGGAACGCCAAGAATACGAACTCGTAGGTTGAGGTGGTCTCCGCAACTCTCACTTACAACACGATCTCGTGCCACTTTGTGTCTCGCTGGACTGAGGTGCTCCAGATATCTGCGTGGAGTACTCGAGAAACATCATCAAAATGGCAGAAGAAACGAGTTTGGAAATGTAGAATGGATATAATACTTGACGGGATCGAGTCTTTTGGTGCCTAGTCATGCGCTGGTGAGTCCTCAGTGACTCCCTCCTTTCACTCTTTTCTCATTGTCCGTATACATCGTCAACACCGTCAAGGCCGGGCGACTAAGCCTTGCGTCCATTCGTTTGATCAAGACGTTCACTTGGAAGAGCTCTTTCTCACTCTCATTGATCAGAAAGCTTTTgacctttttttcttctttccttTCGCTGATTCGTAGTCAATAACTTCCACTTCATCATCTTTTTTTTTGTGTTCATACACTTTGGAAGGGCATTTGTTCTTGAGCCctgacgacgacgattctattcttaatattacccAGGGCGCGTTTCGACTTCAACCATGATGAATTCGACGTTGGCGTTGCTGCTATTCTTATCTTGGGTGTTGCTTCCCATTTCGAACGCCCTACACATCACCGACGAGACTATCGACAAGTTCCTCCTCGAAGAGTATGAGTACATCGTCGTCGGCGGTGGCCTCTCAGGCTTGGTCGTCGCCAACCGTCTGAGCGAGGATAAAAACAGTAAGTTTTTTTCTCCTTCATCGTCAttcgcgcgcgcgcgccttGGCAAAGCTGACCATACGCCAGCGACTGTCCTCGTGATCGAGTCTGGCGAGCTCGACGGACGGGAGAGCAGGGTCATCGCGCCCGGCTACATCGGCCTCACACCGCCCTCGCCATACGGCAAGAGCGTCACGACGGCTCCTCAGACGTTTCTCGATGGCAAGACGCGCGGGATCAGCCAGGGCAGAGTCATTGGCGGCGGTTCCGTCACGAATGGCATGTGCTGGACCAGAGGATCGGCAGCGGACTTTGATGCTTGGGAAGAGCTGGGAAATCGAGGATGGGGATGGAAGAGCCTTCTTCCCTACTTCAAGAAGGTGAGTTTGATGAGATTCACATGAAGATGACAGTGAAGGAATGAGAACTTCAAAACTGACGGAAAATACAGGTTGAGACGTATACCACAAATATTGATCAAAATACCCAGGACCGCCTCAACATTCACCCGGATATGTCGGTTCATGGCACAGAAGGACCCATCAATGTCGCTTACCCTGAATACTTCTATAACTCGTCGGGTACAGTCCTCTCATCATCCAGTCTGTTTCATTATTCTGACTTTCTCACAGATCATGTCATTCACGGGCTGTCAGAGATGGGCATCCACCTCTCGGGCGACCTTAACACGGGCGACCCGACAGGAGCCATGATGGTCCCGTCCAGCATGTCTCCTACCAACCAGACCCGCTCCGATGCAAGAACAGGTTACTTCGATCCGGCCATCTCGCGTTCGAACCTGCACGTCGTTACCGGGCAGACCGCGACGCGTCTCATTGTGGGCTTGCCCAGCTCGCTCGCCAAGGAGGGAACCCGTCGTCGAGTCATTGGGGTTGATGTACGTCATCACCCGTTCTCCTATGATGGGGTCTCGGATCCATGGCGACCTATTGACTAACTGTCTGTAGTTCTCATCTGAGCCCCTTGGCATCAACAGAACAATCACTACCAAAAGGGAGGTCATCTTGGCTGCCGGCGCGATTCAATCGCCCACGCTGCTTCAGGTTTCGGGCATTGGTCCCCGCAAAGTCTTGGAGTCATTGAATATCTCTGTACAGATCGACCTGCCAGGTGTCGGAAACAACTTTCAGGATCATCCCATGGCCCAATTTGAATTCGACTGTGAGTCCTGTCGTCATTCTTCTCACTGCCTCGCAAGATGACCATGTAGCTGACTCGAACTACAGACTCCAACTCATCCATTTTCACTTCTCGCGACCTCACCGGCGCCGCCTTCGACAATGCACTCACCACCTTTGTCACAAACCACACCGGTACGTCAATACTCTCAAAACTGCTTACACCATCATCTCTAACATTTCCAATAGGCCCTTTGACTGCTCCCTTGATCAACACAGTCGCCTTCCCAAGCCTCCAATACCACGCATCCGAATGGAAACTCCTCCTCCAGCACGCCACAAACCAATCCTCCTTCACCTTCCTCCCGCTCGACACCCCGCCAACGGTACAATCCGGCTACACCCGCCAAAAGAGCCTCGTCCTCGCCCACTTAGCCCGCCCGGACGTCGGCGCCTACGAGCTCCTCGCCGCCTCCTGGGGCCAAATGTCCATCGCCAACCAGAAGCCCCTATCTCGCGGCACCGTCTGCCCCCGCTCAGCCTCAATCTTTGACGGACCCGTGGTTGACCCTCGTTATTGCGCCGACCCTCTCGACTGCAAAATCATCCGTCTCGGCCTACAACTCATCCAACGCCTCATGCGCACGGAGGCAATGACGCCTCTCCAGCCCGTCGTGGAGGATCCGCGTTTGAACTCGACGGACGAGACGGAGCTCATGGCGGCGCTGAAGCCGCTCGTCGGCACTGAGTATCACCCCAGCGGTACGACGAGCATGATGCCGCTGGAGCTGGGCGGGGTCGTGGACGCGGAGCTGATGGTGTACGGGACGTGCAACCTGCGGGTTGTCGATGCCGGGATCATGCCGCTCGTTCCGGGGGCGCATATTCAGGCTGCTGTGTATGCTGTTGCTGAGAAGGCTGCGGATATCATCAAGACTGCTGCGGGCGGACCGGACTTGTGTCCTTTTGGTCGGCCGGAGTGGCCGCCTGTGTAAGAGGCTGGATCGTTGGAGATTGAGGATTGTGGAATGAGTGTGGTGGATCACAGCACAGGATGGCAGAGAGACTATGATTAATTGAACTTCATGATCGATTCAACGTCGATAGTAATGATGATCAGGCGGTCGATCGATCGATCATATTAACTGACTATTGGTTGATTGAAATAACCAATTGTTCCCGTGGTGACCCTGAGATATAAGCTCAAAAACCCCACCACAATGCCGCAATCACCAAGATACCTATGAAAGAGGGAcaaaaagagttcaccccccCGGTGCTGAACTGAgggctacatctcttggtGCTCATGCTGGGATTCGAACTCGGGTACTATCGTATGCGCTaagcctgtcgtcgagtaggctgGTTGGTGTAGATAATTGATTGTTGGCCATTAACCACTCCACCACCCAGccagtttgacctgacccgTCGACCTAGACGGGCGCCTGCTGGCTGGTGACAGTATTGGGATtgagggggtatataaaggTATACGCTGGGCAGGCGAGACCGGAATACTCGTGCGTCTGGCCGTACCTGCCTTACACTGACTACGCTTTGTATACCGTATACGCTCCTCAAAGCTTTGCACGCCAGCCCGAAGAGCGATCTTTCTTGCGGACACATGAGCTGTTACTTTACTTTCTTGTGGTCTTGTAGAAAACCAACGCCAAATGAAAGCTGCATGAAGGAGTGTTGAAGCCCATCATCGACGGTACAGGATTTCTACTCGGCCCTAGACGTGTCAGAGATGCAGAGTGTCGCAGATATCACTCGAATACCCGGCTCTGACGCAAAGCAAAGTACTGACGATGTGCAAGCAACCAAGACTTGAATGAATGTAGGAATCGGACTCAATTATATTCATCAAAATCCCATATCTAGTCCAAAGAAAGAGACCGCCTTGGCCCCCGCCTACAAACCCTTCATAAACTCCAGCAACGAAATCGGCTTCCTGACAGCATTATTCAATCCTTCATGGTACGTAACCCAGACCTTGTTATCACTCTTCCCGCCCTCGTGGTGATCGTgcgtcttcttcctcttggcGTTGCCATCCATCTCGCCCAGCGGTCTTGCAGGAATCACACGCCCGAAAAAGTCCTTCTTCACGCTCGACGCGAGGATCCTCTCCTGCTCCTTGATCATGTTCTCCTTATCCGCccgttgttgctgctgcgaAGGTGTATCCTCTGCCCCTCCCAGTGGTCCACCAACCTTGAAGCGCGCCTGGCGGGCCGCGGCTTCGCGTAAGATAATGGTCTTTTGTAGTTCCTGGTCTAGCACCTGGCGGACGGCGTATCGGGTCGGTGCTTGGCTGGAGAGTACCAGGTTCCCTGCCGTCTCGTACACCGCAAGGGCATCGAGATCACTATTTGGGACTTTGTTAGCAGAATTCCCACCAAAAAGTAGTTCACAAGAGGAGAATAGTAACTCACGGTTCCATGCGGTACACCCACTGCGGCCCCCTATTAACCAACGAATCCGTCTCGATCTTGCCCTTCTGCATCTCGATCCCGACCTCCGCCATAATCTCCGCCGCCCGCTTGACCATGATCTTCTCCGTCTCTTTCCGCACGCTAGCCGTGCtgatgccgctgccgccaatGACTACCGGCTTGACGTCCGGCGACACCATCCGGACCAAGTACGGCATGAACTCGGTCGAGATGTCTTCAGCGCTCCGGAAGGACCGCCCCAGCGTGGGCGTAAGCTGCGCCTGGATGGCCTGGAGCATGGCCCTGTTCTGCTTCTGCGCTTCAAAGGCGGCATAATCAGCTCGGGGGCCCGAGAACGGCACGGGAGGCTCGCTGTCCTCCTCTGTGGCGCCCCATTTTCTGTCGTAGCCTTTGTTGACTTGATGTCGCTTGGACGAGGCGAACAAGCTGTGGCAGGCCAAGATCGGTTGGCTCAGGTACGGCGCCAATTCCCACTCCTGACTTCCAAATGTGCGTGACGAGCAGGTGTCGAGAAAGTTCATCCAGTCGTACGCCGCATTCGGCTTCGAGAGGAACGAGTCGTCGTTAAATTCTCGGTTTGGGTACTCCAAGAAGACGTCTGTCATGACGCGCTCGACCTCTCCGCTGGTGTCAATCATGTGTCGCAACCGCTCCATTGCGTTCTTCTTGTGATACTCCGCAAAGCCCAACTGAGCCTTGGGTTGTTCGTGCTGGTTCTTGAAGTTTTGTGATGTGTCCAGGGCTTGTTTCGGAAAGCCACCGCCTTCTTGAAAGACGCGTGACACAATGTCCTTTGCACTCCCTCTCCCGAGCCCTCTAGCTCCTCCAGCGCCTTCTGTAAGGTCGTGCATCACGTTTTGGTCTAGCCATTGCCTTGTCAAGCGCTCATTGAAGCCGGCGGCAGCCCTGAAGCGCCCGGCAACCCATTCGCCAACGACCATGACTCCTCGAAGATCGCCCTCAGCTCCGCTCTCCGCGCCACGCTTTGCATCGATGCCGCTCGTCATACCCCAAGCGGCTTCACAAACCTTGCGTGCTGCGTCCTTCTCACAGGGGATGCCCTCCTTGTCGAATACGGTTTTGAGGCGTGTAACAACAGCATCGATGCCTGGCTTTCCGACATGGATTACCTCCGCCATTCCGGACTGCCGAAGAGGCCTGAGAGAGGGGTGGTAGACATCGTTGCAGATGAGAATAAGGGGGCGCAGGAGGCGAAAGTCAtccccctttttctttttcttggaGTACGAGGAATCGGATCCGCCAGCACTATTCTTTTGATCGATGAGCACGAGGTCAATCAAAGCCTTAACGAAACCACCCTCCCCTGAAGCGCCGGATCCACCCACGACACCGTCGACCTCATCAACAATGACACAGGCCGGTTTGGCAACCTTTTGCTGTACCTCTCCATCTTTGGACTTGACGTTCTCGACAGTCTTGACACTCTCGGTCCCTAGGGACGTTCGTATCCGGTTCTTGACGACGTCTCGGCTGCGGTCGTCGCTGGCGTTGATCTCCATCACTTCGTACCCCGCTTGTCTCGCACAGACGTGAGCCAGAGTCGTCTTGCCGAGACCCGGTGGTCCCGTCAGCATGAGAATCTTCTTGTGCGGCTTCTCTTCCTCTTGGACCTGTTTCGCGCCTGGCCTTCGTACGATCGGGGCCTTCTTCGCAATGCCGGGGAATACGATTGGGTCCCACCGCTTCAGCCAGCGCAGGACCATACGATTTGTACCATCGTCACCGCAAAGATCCAGAAAGTTCTTCGCCCTGTATTTTTCGGTCCACAGGAGGGTCTTCTTTTGAGATTTGCCAATGTGTGTCGGCTCGACTGACCGCACTGGGACATCACTTTCCTTTCTCTTTGGGCGTGGTTCTGAAGCTTCGCTCTTGGCCTTGTCGATGAGCTCATTGATAGCTATGCCGTAGTATGCGCGCTTAGCTTTTCCCTCCTTTGTCTTGGACCGCGCCGCAATGATGCTTTCGTATGATGCGTTGGCTGTCGGCTTTCGTTGCTTGATTGTGGTAGTTGTCCCGTTACAGGTAGTGAGATTGAAGGTCCTCGAAGACTTGAAGATCGATGGCGTGTCCTGGAGTAATGATGATGCAAGGCTTTGAGGTCGGGCAGGAGGAGGGACATTTCGTGTAGGCGCAACTTCAACACGGTCGTTCGTCTTTTCAGGTGCTTGGGCTATCGGCTCGAGGACATCGTCGTCCGATAGGGAGGTTATGGGCGCTGGACGTTGCAAGCGGGCGCTAAAATCGAGGAGTTGTTTTTTCAGAGGAGGCTGCTGCTCATTGTTGTCGTCGGAGTCGGAATCATCGTCAAGAAGGAAACCGCTGTTGACCTTTGGCTTTGATTTCGTCGTATCAGCCGCCGGGGCCCTTGGGCGTTTCGCTGCGGGCGGTGATGGGCTGGCGGGGAATGTGACGGGTGAAGATGCGCTGGGCATTTTGGAGGAGAGCCCAACTGAGCTCGAACGGTTCAGTTCTCTTGTTTGCTAGTTGCGACGATGTTAAGTGTTGCGCTGAGTGCCTTAACTGCAGTCTGGCAGTGTGGTGTTCCTTCAGTGACAATTATTCTTGAGAGGGGAGACGCGACTCGACGCGACGACCCTGGACGCGTTAATGATTTGGTGGGGGTTCCTGGACTTGCTCCAAGCTCCTTAGTGTACCGTGCTAATTGCGAGCTTGCCAAATCAGGCACTGTCTTCACGATGAGGGAGTACCACGATCTGTAGCTTCCGCTGACTTGATAAGCTACATCCAATTGCTTGGATCATGATATGAAAGACATGCTTTATTCTTCTCTTTCATACTGATGAGTCTTTACCTCATCTCATCAAGATCCAGACTTCTATAGGAGTCTTGTGTCACGTACCTCGATCCGCAATGACGCACACTGAGGACCTGAAGCTGAGTTCAATGTGAGAGCAACTTACAGTAATTGGCCTGTGGGAACGCTCAATTCATCGTGATATGGTCGCTATTCGATATTCAGCTCTCACTCGAAGCTCCCATATCCTTCAATAATTCCCGATACGAGTCCGCTTCAGCCACCATCTCCTCCATACTCCTCGCCTTCCTCATCGCATCCTCAATCCTCGCAAACTTCCCTCCCGCCTCCGGCCTCCTCCCTAACTCCGCATCCCACAATGCGCCACCAACATTGCCATCTTCAGCAGACATCTGCTCATAAATCTCATCTCTCGGCCCTTCCCCAGCCTTGCCCGTCTCACCGGGGACGCGCGGGATGATGTGAACGTGGACGTGCGACACCGTCTGCCCCGCGTCGGCGCCGTCCTGGACCGCAATGTTAAACGATCCGGCCTCCGGCGCCGCCGGTTCTGATCTGGACGTGGCGTTGGAGAAGTAGCGACGCGCCAGCATCTTTTGGATGAGCTGTGTCGTCGTGAAGAGGTCCGTCACCTCAGCGGGCTGGAGATCCGTGAGGCGTTTGTGAGCCTGGAGGGGGCAGACGAGGACGTGTCCTGGGAGGAGGGGCTTGAGGTTGACCAGGGCGAAGGAGTGCGCCGTCTTGTAGAAGACCTGGTCTCGTGTTAGTCTATGAGTGTAGCTGTGATGCCCGAGTTCAGGTTTCTTGAAATGAAGTAGTGCCCATGTCGCATCCATAAAACGTGCCCATAGCAAGATTGCATAAGATGCCGCAAGGCCAATTTAAGATTGACGCATAACAGGATGTCATTGACTGTGATGAAATGCAACTGACCTGGCTGGTGACCTCAAACGGCCCGAAATGAATCTTATCTTGAGAGCTCATATTTCGTCGGATATCGAGGGTTTGAGTTCGAAATACCTTCTGTGCCAAAGGCCGTGTCTTAAACATAGCCAATCGTCAACTATGTAAGCGTGATGGAGTCGATTTGTAGCTTCACTAAGAGCAGATTGATTGAGGGCGATCGTTGGTGGAGCTAGGTTTGGAAATTGTTAGCACATCTCAAAAATAGAGTGGCGTCATCATCACAGGCAAAGTCCCCTTCAACATTTCGATCCTTGCTTCTTTGCAGTTGGGCATTTCACACTCATCACACATCTCCAATTCGGATACAGGTTGTTCATGCCGCTGCGGGCGACACTTTGTGCATGAATGGTGGAATAGATTTGAGAGTTGATGTACTTTTGAATTCGCCTCCCTCCGAATGCCACTTTAGACCCTAGCAGATCCCCGGTTCCTGATATAATACACAATTACATGTCGCAAATTAGATGCGACTCATGCTTCATTGGGCA of Colletotrichum lupini chromosome 8, complete sequence contains these proteins:
- a CDS encoding ATPase; this encodes MSSQDKIHFGPFEVTSQVFYKTAHSFALVNLKPLLPGHVLVCPLQAHKRLTDLQPAEVTDLFTTTQLIQKMLARRYFSNATSRSEPAAPEAGSFNIAVQDGADAGQTVSHVHVHIIPRVPGETGKAGEGPRDEIYEQMSAEDGNVGGALWDAELGRRPEAGGKFARIEDAMRKARSMEEMVAEADSYRELLKDMGASTPITSLSDDDVLEPIAQAPEKTNDRVEVAPTRNVPPPARPQSLASSLLQDTPSIFKSSRTFNLTTCNGTTTTIKQRKPTANASYESIIAARSKTKEGKAKRAYYGIAINELIDKAKSEASEPRPKRKESDVPVRSVEPTHIGKSQKKTLLWTEKYRAKNFLDLCGDDGTNRMVLRWLKRWDPIVFPGIAKKAPIVRRPGAKQVQEEEKPHKKILMLTGPPGLGKTTLAHVCARQAGYEVMEINASDDRSRDVVKNRIRTSLGTESVKTVENVKSKDGEVQQKVAKPACVIVDEVDGVVGGSGASGEGGFVKALIDLVLIDQKNSAGGSDSSYSKKKKKGDDFRLLRPLILICNDVYHPSLRPLRQSGMAEVIHVGKPGIDAVVTRLKTVFDKEGIPCEKDAARKVCEAAWGMTSGIDAKRGAESGAEGDLRGVMVVGEWVAGRFRAAAGFNERLTRQWLDQNVMHDLTEGAGGARGLGRGSAKDIVSRVFQEGGGFPKQALDTSQNFKNQHEQPKAQLGFAEYHKKNAMERLRHMIDTSGEVERVMTDVFLEYPNREFNDDSFLSKPNAAYDWMNFLDTCSSRTFGSQEWELAPYLSQPILACHSLFASSKRHQVNKGYDRKWGATEEDSEPPVPFSGPRADYAAFEAQKQNRAMLQAIQAQLTPTLGRSFRSAEDISTEFMPYLVRMVSPDVKPVVIGGSGISTASVRKETEKIMVKRAAEIMAEVGIEMQKGKIETDSLVNRGPQWVYRMEPDLDALAVYETAGNLVLSSQAPTRYAVRQVLDQELQKTIILREAAARQARFKVGGPLGGAEDTPSQQQQRADKENMIKEQERILASSVKKDFFGRVIPARPLGEMDGNAKRKKTHDHHEGGKSDNKVWVTYHEGLNNAVRKPISLLEFMKGL
- a CDS encoding GMC oxidoreductase; amino-acid sequence: MMNSTLALLLFLSWVLLPISNALHITDETIDKFLLEEYEYIVVGGGLSGLVVANRLSEDKNTTVLVIESGELDGRESRVIAPGYIGLTPPSPYGKSVTTAPQTFLDGKTRGISQGRVIGGGSVTNGMCWTRGSAADFDAWEELGNRGWGWKSLLPYFKKVETYTTNIDQNTQDRLNIHPDMSVHGTEGPINVAYPEYFYNSSGTVLSSSSLFHYSDFLTDHVIHGLSEMGIHLSGDLNTGDPTGAMMVPSSMSPTNQTRSDARTGYFDPAISRSNLHVVTGQTATRLIVGLPSSLAKEGTRRRVIGVDFSSEPLGINRTITTKREVILAAGAIQSPTLLQVSGIGPRKVLESLNISVQIDLPGVGNNFQDHPMAQFEFDYSNSSIFTSRDLTGAAFDNALTTFVTNHTGPLTAPLINTVAFPSLQYHASEWKLLLQHATNQSSFTFLPLDTPPTVQSGYTRQKSLVLAHLARPDVGAYELLAASWGQMSIANQKPLSRGTVCPRSASIFDGPVVDPRYCADPLDCKIIRLGLQLIQRLMRTEAMTPLQPVVEDPRLNSTDETELMAALKPLVGTEYHPSGTTSMMPLELGGVVDAELMVYGTCNLRVVDAGIMPLVPGAHIQAAVYAVAEKAADIIKTAAGGPDLCPFGRPEWPPV
- a CDS encoding radical SAM superfamily protein; its protein translation is MSMLRRTITRRHDVFRRSTAGAGRYLHLAPPFLLDDYTPRYMALTSIDESKKRSKAYAHLSKCNLCPRLCGVNRFETTGMCLIGNDTKVNVIAPHFGEEPCVQGHNGSGAVFFSGCNLRCVFCQNHDIAHQRNGQDLTPEELGEWYVKLQQIGRVHNINLITPEHVVPQVVLSILHAKELGLRVPIIYNTSSFDSLASLELLDGLVDIYLPDFKVWESATSKRLLKADDYAATARESIKAMHNQVGDLCFTGDGIAKSGLLVRHLVMPGKEQEGYRIMQFLAEEVSRDCFVNIMEQYHPDAHVGKSKRRNKKSTDTQDDEVRYSEINRAVSGDEVSSVRKAAEAAGLWRFCDPPRHDGFNI